The DNA region ataaaaactttatttatatttcaagttaataatgcatacataaaCCACGCATCGGGTGGGCtactttctagtatatatatatatattttttttttgtattcgaTAGATTTCTCTTGTTATCTATATTATCTAAGTAAATATTCTGAAATCTCTCAAAAGGTAACACCAAAGCAAGCAGGACCTGGAAGTGTGGTTAAGTGGCACATGGAGTATGAGAGGATTGACGAGAAGGTGCCTCATCCTGAGACTTTGCTTCCATTCTTCGAAGCAATGTCCAAAGAGATCGATGAACACCTCTTGTCCACGGAGTAGATCGAGGATTTTCTTTCTGCTTGTTTAAATAAACAATTCAGAGTTACTATCACATATAtgtttaagttatatataatcAAGTTGCGATTATGCAACATGGATATTGTGTGGGCTATGAGCTTCTCTTATAATATGTTGTGTGTATTAACTATTAAACATATACTACTATCACATATAAATGTTGCAATTTTGCAACATTCACGTTGTGTGGGCTATGAGCTTTCTCTTATTATAATATGTTGTGTGGCTTACCCCTAGTTCTTTAGATCAGTGTCAAAAGAGTTCAAAGAACACCTCTTGTCTGAGGCATAAATAGACTCTTTACTTAATGTGTGAGCACAAATGAAAGTTGTAACATTTTGAGTTTGGTATTAGTATATTGACATCATCACCACTGCCTTATTATACAATCAAAAACAATTCAAGAAACTTGCTCTTTACATATCTCTTTCAAAGATCGCTTGAACCAGGAACATTAATCCACTCGATTTGAATTTCAACCGCGCCGCTTTCTACATTTCTCAGCTTGAGAATCATATCTTGGACAATCTTTCCATTACTGATGATGATTCTGCTCTCTTCAGCTAAGCAGTTGTCTCCACTCGGATTCACTCTACGGATCTCGGTTCTATCAGAGACTTCTTGAACATCCGTTCCTTGAGCCTCAAAAAAAGGCTTGATGTCTATCTCCGCATCTCCCATCGTGTCATGCGAGGTGAACGTATCCTTATCATACACTTCCTACAAGGAAACATGACAGAAACAATTCATTGATTTCAAAACCtcaaataaacaaaagcaaaagactcCTTTAAGATGAAGAATCCTAACagcaaattaattaaagaagcatatatatatatttcaagaaGATTAAGAACTAAACTCACGAGATTCACATGTTGATTAGGATCATTGATTCCAAGCGTCAATTCATCGTTCCACTCAGGGTTGCAGCTATTTTTCACACCACGAGTCTTCAGTTTCTGAAGCAACATTGATTGAAATCATCAAAAAGTCTCCATTACCATCACAAACAGAGTATTATCCCAAATCTTCTTACGGTTCcattttttagaaattgtaaTCTACAGAGTAATAAATGGGCTAATCGATCTTATCTTGGATGATTGGATGAATGATCAAAACACGATCTCtacaaccaaaaagaaaaaaaaaaaaaaacagagaacctAAGAGATACCTGAGAGCCCATGGTTATGACGACGAAAGGGTCGCTAGTATTAGAGTCACGACTAACAAGATTAATCCCTCTTCTCACTCTGATTCTAAGAAGTCCAATCAGATTCTCCATGTCTCCTCCGACAAATTCACTTGCCTCTTTGTCTTGTGTTCTTGTACTTTGATTATCAGAAGAGAACGAGTTGCACAAGAATATTTCAACAGAATGAATGATGTTTGTTTAATATCTTTAAGAAAGTCTCTTGGCTTTTTGTCTACGTAAGCATCTTCTGGAGAATCCTTTTTATGCCTTTGGATTTATCAAAGCAAGACATGCCAACTCTTATCTCATTGTATGGTAAAAGAATTCTTTAATATATAGTCTATGATATTACTTCTTTAACTATAGTCagtataaatatttagaattttagatgTCAAGGATTGATCACCTCGTGCCCTTCTGAAGATAAATACATGAATATACAAggaatcatttaaaatatagacCACCCAATGATTTTATGACATAAATACATTGAGACCTAGAGAAAggaaatttaattatatattgtttatcaAAATCTGTCTTATAATAATTACTACTAATTTGTATAGACCCATCATAAAATTTACTCACTATAGATATCACCAatgtaactctttttttttcttttttctattttagaaatgtaGATAAAGACacatgaatttgtttgagtAAACCGGCCCATAATTTatgacacatatatatatatatatatatctaagaattgaaagaaaaattcaCCTCATattcattaacaaaaataaattgatttatttaagcTTAGATATGTATGAATAATCCTTCAAAAATCCGTTCACTATATATATCCGTTCACCTCATATTCATTAACAGTTATTTGCATGGATTTTATTCACTATGAATAAGAATGACATAtgaattacctttttttttatagaccATCCAGTATATTTAAGACACATATACAAATAAAGATTTAAGATTTACGACATGTAAATTCACTTCTAAACAAAGAAATGTACTAAACctctaatatgtatatatatatatatatatatataataattcttcataaaactgattcactataaatataaaacgGATTGAAcctttttgttattcaattcaCAAATACAAGTTCTTTTACAAAAAAGATATCTACTAAAATCATGAGAGGAGGAGCAAAGAGGTTGATTCTCGTGGCAACATTCGTATTATTTGTGTTTATAAGCATCATGAATGTTGAATCTCGAAGGGAACTTGGATATCCAAAACAAAGACTTGGTGAAGACCGAACAAATCCGTATGATCCAATAACACCAAAATGTGATCCTAAAAATCCACAAAAGTGTTTACCAAAACAACCGGCAAATCCATACCGTCGTGGATGTTCAAAAATTACAAGATGCCAGCGTGATACTGGCTGATCCATAAGCTTTTTCAAACTAtatgtaacaaaaacaaattaattacgTCGTTTAAATTGAATAATTCTAAAACTATTTGCGttgtatttctttaatttatgttatttgttaccataaaaaaaaactattttattttggaGCTACCACCCTAAAATCAAGAAATATACATTAGAGAAAGTTGGATCTATTGTCGTCGATCGCAAGACAAACTGGTGGTCTATTGTTTTTTAAGTTCATAGTCAATCTTAAATAATGCATGCAAATATATAAATCGTCATAATTTTCTTCAGTCTGGATATAATTTTGCAGCAACAAAAGTGTAGTCTCCGAAatgttgatttaaattttattggttgTAAAGAATTTTCCccttttcataaaaaaattgtaattaactAATCATGGTTgtaaaaaatttcagtttagCAAATGATTTggaattttgtgattttttttctaataaaaaaagttagaaaattcagattgaatctaaaaaaaaaatctgtttggaatatttacatatgtataattatttttttttggtattattttgattttttcctccGAAAATTTCGAACATATCACATTTATTTCGTGTATACATTGCAACAGAATGAACTTATCTCACAATCTTAAAACACggaaacataacaaaaacacGTACACACAATTCCAAAAATCTCCAAATTTCGCCaaaaaagttttaagatttATCAAAAAGAACCCTTAACACCAAATCTTGGTTTAAATACCTCTCTACGcactcatcaaaatcaaaaattcgatttttgtttccccttttcttccatcttcttccttcctctttAAAGTTTCCACCTTTCGCCACCGAAGAGAAAACCCAAATTCTCTCGTcggaaagttttattttcatctttattaTCTCCGGTGGCGTTTGTGAATGGTGGAAACTAATCCGAACGGTGATAATCTTAGGCTCACCCTTTCAACAAAAAGGGAGAGCTTTTACATCTCTACAGACTCTGTTTTCTCATTCGGTTCTTGCAAAGAAGGCTGGTACTATCGTTGCATCGGCCTCGACCCGTgacccatcatcatcatcatcatcatcgttcaTCCTTTGTTGTAGTAGtagatcttgttttttttttttaatataataaaagaaaaaaagaaaaggatgttgctttacaagaagaagagtcaGATCGTTAAAGGAAACAGGATCTTGATCAGCGTTACGTTTCTTGGTAGTGCTGGTCCGATCAGGTTCGTTGCTAATGAAGGTGATCTCGTCGCAGCTGTGATTGATACTGCTTTGAAATGTTACGCTAAAGAAGGTCGTTTGCCGATTCTTGGATCtgatttcaaagattttgttctCTATTGTCCATTGGTTGGACCTGGAGGTGATGATTTCTCAATTTACTCTGTTTTcgtttttctagggtttgtgaaagtttggttttattttattttatgttttggtgtAGCTTTGCTTCCATGGGAAGCAATAGGGTCGTTGGGAGTGAGGAACTTTATGTTGTGTAAGAAaccagaggagaagaagaagaagaaggtggaagGAGACAATGGAAGATCGAATTTTCCGATTAATGGAGCTAGAAAAGGAGGAGCTGGTGGTGGAAGAAGCTTTAAGGCTTGGATTAACAAGTCTTTTAGTCTTAAAGTCTCAACTCATTAGCTCTCTCTTTTGAATGTGTGTGCTCTCTCAACTCAAATTcgttctgtgttttttttttttttttggtttttgtcatGTTTGAACTTATgatttgctttgtttcttaTGATGAAGTTgctttcaagaaagaaaaaaagttttaagttCTTTTGGTATTTTGTGTTTCAAATGTGTATTAtgcaaaaattggttttttttttctttcaaattttgatcAACAGAAATGTGAAAATTTGCATTGcgtttttttaagtatatttgaCTATGCTAGTGTGGTTCAGagacaacaagaaaaacaaaatcagaattttAACAAGGAAATCACAACTTTGATGTAGGCGCAATTTGTGGAATTGTTGTTGGAGTAACTTTATTGGTTATTGAGACGAGATAATAAAAGCGATTTTGATTTCTATCGATATGTTCACTGTTTTTCTGTATTATCTGTTAGACAGTTAGTTAATATGTATCTCTTGGAGTTTATCAATCaactactttttattttataatgaatTATTGAATTGTTAAGTAAAGTCTATATTAGAATTTGCATACAAAGTCATAAACATGATGTATCCGGTTTATCTTCTCTAATACAAATTTACAACTACATATACTTTTAgagtataaaaattaaattcacaTATTGGTTACATAGAAGTGAAACTATCTATATTAGCCAATATATTGAAGTCGGATGTGACCTTACATCTGAATGAATACATTATCTAAGTAGATTTAGTCGGTAGATTGCGTGAGAAGTCGATCATTAACCCTTGAAAACCTCATGGGGCATTTACTCCAAAGGATCCAAAATTTATCTTCTCAAATTAAACTATCCacgtctctcttttttttaacgttTCATAAACGctagttttgaaaatatatgtatgcCTAGACGATCGACCAACACATATAAGAAAAGTTGTTGTAGGGTTGTAGGTGTAGCAAATTAATGACGAGTTCGTGAACGAACAATGACCCCTTCATTTTTGGACGTAGGTATTCGGAAGAAAGTAATAGAAATGAATATACAAAGATGATTTCGAAGTTAACTGAAAGATTTTAAGAAGAACAGAATCCAAGTATCCAACTAAGCTTAACAAACCATTAATGCCTCAAATACAATGCTTTAGACTAATATACTCGAACTAGGGCTTATAAGAGACGGATCAAAATAGTAATGAAACATGTATTACTCATAATACACTCGTAagtattttttcataatttactgATATGGATGCATGTGATTCGTAAGTTTCAAGACAAAATTAGTAACTTTACTGATATGCTATGCATGTGATTCGGAAGATCCGAGGAAGTTGAgtccatatacatatttttctgAAATCTAACTCTGTCAAgcatatattaaaatatctcAAGTTCTTAATTAAGGTACAAACATGAAGAATCTTTtggaagcttaagatctatcaaAAAATCGTTTTACACATTAACCGATATATTTCTGACGTGTTTAATCAAACTTACTAATTTTAGGTGCTTCCGTGATTTATTAATCATCAATTTTTCCTTGCTCAGTTCTTAATTTCAGGTGAATTAGAGGTAACCAGCTATGAGTATAATCGCTGATCTCACCGAAAAACCAGTTTATAAACTGAAAGTGCTGGAGGATTTAACATCAAATGTAAAGCAGATacaagacaatatatatattggaggAGATACTCACACTAAACGCAAACACAAGATACCTCCAGCGCTTTTTCCATGGGAGATTTGATAAAGAGATATTCAAAAAGAATGAACCGGTGGTGACTTATGAAGATGTTAAGCCATATATCGTGTAAAGAATGTTTATTGAATGAGTTTTTACAATAGTACAGTTGAGGATTATATACATAAGAGGTGAGGGAACCTCTAGGTTAAACCATTATTGTACATTCCTAATCTAGAGATATCATATAATTTGCGTATCAAGGAATATCTCTTACATGCCCCCTCAAGATTAAGGGGTCTTGACCACGCCAATCTTGTGCCGCATGTCTAAAAACTTCGAACGTGGTAATGGCTTTGTTAACACATCAGCAAGTTGATCGCGCGTATTGACATGAGCAACACGAAGCGCCCCTTGTTGTATTTGATCACGAACGAAGTGATAATCAACAGCAATGTGTTTCATACGAGAATGAAACACAGGGTTTGCACATAGAAATGTGGCACTGATGTTGTCGCAGTACACCACTGGTTTGTGCGGTAGATCGACCCCAAGTTCCAGGAGGACGTTGCAGACCCATCGTAACTCCGCAGCGGTGTTCGCAACAGCGCGATATTCTGCTTCGGTTGACGATCGAGCTACGCCTTTATGCTTTTTAGCTGTCCACGCAATGGGGTGATTGCCAATATAGACAATGTAGCCGTTTGTGGAGGTGTAATCATCGGAGTCGCCGGTCCAATCTACGTCGGAATAAGCATGAACAGATAGACGATTCTTTGTAGAGAAGTAAATGCCATGTGTCGTTGTTCCTGCAAGGTACCGAAGTATCCGTTTGGCAGCCTGCCAATGTTCTTCAGTGGGCTTGTGCATAAACTGAGAGAGACGGTTGATGGCATAGGCAATGTCGAGTCTAGTGAAGGCGAGATATTGTAAGCTTTCGACGAGTTGCCGATACTGTGATGGGTCAGGCAAAGGTGTTCCCGAGCAAAGCGTGACCTTCGAACTTGCAGCCATTGGTGTGCTTACGGGCTTTGCATTCTGCATGTTGTATCAGTGAAGCAAGTCGATAGTGTATTTCCGCTGAGAGAGATGGAGACCAAGATCTGTTCGGTGTGCTTCCAAACCAAGGAAATAATTCAAATCTTATGGGTCTTTGACAGAGAATCGATCAGCAAGTAAAGTGAGAATTTTGGTGATGCCTTGTTTGCTGCTTCCTGTGACTAaaatgtcatcaacatatatcAACAAGTAAATGAACTGTGAACCTTGTTGCAGCGTGAATAGGGAAGTGTCAGACAAGTAGTTATGAAAGCCAATGCTGATTAGGAATGTCTTGAGTTCGTTGTACCAGGCTCTGGGAGCTTGTTTCAAACCGTAGATTGCTTTGTGTTGGCGGAAAACGTGGTTGGGGTTGTCGGAGTCAATGAATCCCGGTGGTTGTTCCATGTAGACTTCCTCGTTCAGGGTGCCTTGAAGAAACGCATTATTGACATCAAATTGTTGAATCGGCCAAGCCTTTGacacaacaacatcaagaaCCATTCGTATCGTAGTAGCTTTGACGACATGACTGAATGTTTATGTGTAGTCGCGTCCGTATTCCTGGTTATAGCCTTTGGCGACGAGGCGTGCTTTGCATCGGTGGTGAGAACCGGTAGGGAGGAACTTGTTTTTGTAAAGCCATTTACAGCCGATGACATTGTGATGAGGTTGTCGAGGGACCAACTCAATCGTCCCATTCCGTGCGAAGGCATCAATTTCTTCAGACATAGCTCCTTGCCATCGTTTATCCTTCATGGCCTGAGAAAGCGTCTGAGGCTCTCGTGGTATTTTAGGAGACAAACCAGCATAAAGATTGTACCTGGGATTTGGTTTGACGATGTTGTTTTTGCGGCGAGTCTGCA from Camelina sativa cultivar DH55 chromosome 3, Cs, whole genome shotgun sequence includes:
- the LOC104778830 gene encoding protein RALF-like 3 — protein: MRGGAKRLILVATFVLFVFISIMNVESRRELGYPKQRLGEDRTNPYDPITPKCDPKNPQKCLPKQPANPYRRGCSKITRCQRDTG
- the LOC104776441 gene encoding uncharacterized protein LOC104776441, which encodes MLLYKKKSQIVKGNRILISVTFLGSAGPIRFVANEGDLVAAVIDTALKCYAKEGRLPILGSDFKDFVLYCPLVGPGALLPWEAIGSLGVRNFMLCKKPEEKKKKKVEGDNGRSNFPINGARKGGAGGGRSFKAWINKSFSLKVSTH
- the LOC104776440 gene encoding protein C2-DOMAIN ABA-RELATED 8; this translates as MENLIGLLRIRVRRGINLVSRDSNTSDPFVVITMGSQKLKTRGVKNSCNPEWNDELTLGINDPNQHVNLEVYDKDTFTSHDTMGDAEIDIKPFFEAQGTDVQEVSDRTEIRRVNPSGDNCLAEESRIIISNGKIVQDMILKLRNVESGAVEIQIEWINVPGSSDL